From a region of the Paenibacillus segetis genome:
- a CDS encoding YceD family protein, producing MNFIFRQVASSDVPMELHQALDVSSLVKGRKDITGIGSLQADLQAKPAEGGIVDVSGTLSVELDMSCSRCLKPLKRKVDIEFEESFKHSDNPEANLQNEEEELRYVTEDRVDLTPYIEESFLLNLPFVAVCKDSCKGLCPNCGIDLNERECDCNKDRIDPRLAALSDFFKQ from the coding sequence ATGAATTTTATTTTTCGTCAGGTGGCTTCATCCGATGTACCGATGGAACTCCATCAGGCCTTGGATGTCAGCAGTCTAGTCAAAGGACGTAAAGACATTACTGGTATTGGATCGCTTCAAGCCGATCTGCAGGCAAAACCTGCTGAAGGTGGCATTGTGGATGTCAGCGGTACCTTATCCGTGGAACTGGACATGTCTTGTTCCAGATGTCTCAAACCTTTGAAGCGCAAAGTCGATATCGAATTTGAAGAAAGCTTCAAACATAGCGACAATCCCGAGGCAAACTTACAGAATGAAGAAGAGGAACTCCGGTATGTTACCGAAGACCGCGTGGACTTGACTCCATATATCGAAGAATCCTTCCTTCTGAATCTACCGTTTGTCGCCGTATGTAAGGATTCTTGCAAAGGGCTTTGCCCGAATTGTGGAATTGACTTGAACGAACGGGAGTGCGACTGCAACAAGGATCGTATTGATCCACGGTTAGCAGCGCTGAGCGATTTTTTCAAACAATGA
- the rpmF gene encoding 50S ribosomal protein L32 — MAVPQRRTSKTRRDKRRTHFKLAVPGMVKCEQCGEMKLAHHVCKVCGTYKAREIIKQ, encoded by the coding sequence ATGGCAGTACCTCAACGGAGAACGTCCAAAACGCGCCGCGACAAACGTCGTACGCATTTTAAATTGGCTGTGCCGGGCATGGTAAAATGTGAACAATGCGGAGAAATGAAGCTTGCTCACCACGTATGCAAAGTTTGCGGAACATACAAAGCAAGAGAAATCATCAAGCAATAG
- the fapR gene encoding transcription factor FapR, protein MPKRARQQQLVKMIEENPFVTDQELTRQLKVSIQTIRLDRMELGIPELRERMKLMAERSYDQVRSLPLHEVIGDIVDLQLDKSGISIFEISKEHVFSRTGIARGHHVFAQANSLAVAVINDEIALTFSADIRFVRSVHLGEKCIAKAYVRPVAGNRGKAKVEVFTYVGEEMVFQGNFVIYRSTGEENHEGGSHHADRH, encoded by the coding sequence TTGCCTAAGAGGGCGAGGCAGCAGCAACTCGTCAAAATGATTGAAGAGAATCCCTTTGTGACGGACCAAGAATTAACCCGGCAATTAAAGGTCAGTATTCAGACGATCCGTCTTGATCGGATGGAGCTCGGAATTCCAGAGCTTAGAGAGCGGATGAAGTTAATGGCTGAAAGATCTTATGACCAAGTTCGTTCCCTGCCTCTACATGAGGTTATCGGGGATATCGTAGACCTTCAGTTGGATAAGAGTGGGATCTCTATATTTGAGATCTCAAAGGAGCATGTATTCTCACGTACGGGGATCGCTCGTGGACATCATGTGTTTGCACAAGCGAATTCTTTGGCCGTAGCTGTAATTAATGATGAAATCGCATTGACTTTCTCGGCAGACATACGGTTCGTTAGATCTGTACATCTCGGGGAGAAATGCATCGCGAAAGCCTATGTTCGTCCTGTTGCTGGAAATCGTGGTAAAGCTAAGGTAGAGGTATTTACCTACGTTGGTGAAGAAATGGTATTCCAAGGGAATTTTGTTATCTATCGATCAACCGGAGAAGAGAATCACGAAGGAGGAAGTCATCATGCGGATCGCCATTGA
- the plsX gene encoding phosphate acyltransferase PlsX: MRIAIDAMGGDHAPKSTVEGAIAAANEWSDIEVILVGDKKVLEPLAQGAPANFRIHHAAEVIEAEDEPVKAVRRKKDASMVVAGRLVREGEADAMISAGNTGALMTTGLLVVGRMEGIERPALAPMIPTVDERGVLALDLGANMDAKPEHLAQYALMGSIYRQKVHGIANPRVGLLNVGTEAKKGNELTKAAYPLIEEMPVTFVGNVEARDVLTGACDVLVCDGFAGNILLKSLEGTAGTIFSLLKKEFSKSLKNKLAAAVLMPSLRDMKKTLDYKEHGGAPLLGLSGLVVKGHGSSDSGAIKNAVRQARTAIQGRLTESISNEISGKRVTE; this comes from the coding sequence ATGCGGATCGCCATTGACGCCATGGGCGGAGATCATGCCCCCAAGAGTACAGTGGAAGGTGCGATAGCTGCGGCCAATGAATGGAGCGACATCGAGGTCATTTTGGTTGGAGACAAGAAAGTGCTTGAGCCTTTAGCTCAAGGTGCACCAGCCAATTTTCGAATTCATCATGCAGCTGAAGTGATTGAGGCGGAGGATGAGCCAGTCAAGGCAGTTCGCCGGAAGAAGGATGCTTCTATGGTTGTTGCGGGACGTCTTGTCCGGGAAGGTGAAGCAGACGCGATGATCTCTGCAGGGAATACCGGTGCATTGATGACGACTGGCCTGCTTGTCGTTGGACGGATGGAAGGTATCGAGCGACCAGCATTAGCACCAATGATCCCGACGGTGGACGAACGTGGTGTGTTGGCGCTGGATCTTGGAGCAAATATGGATGCCAAGCCAGAGCATCTTGCACAATATGCTTTGATGGGTAGTATTTACCGCCAGAAAGTACACGGCATAGCTAACCCTCGTGTAGGCCTACTGAATGTAGGTACGGAGGCGAAGAAGGGCAACGAACTGACAAAAGCAGCATATCCGCTTATTGAAGAAATGCCGGTTACGTTTGTTGGTAATGTTGAAGCCCGTGACGTTCTAACTGGAGCTTGCGATGTGCTAGTATGTGATGGCTTTGCCGGCAATATTTTGCTGAAATCGTTAGAAGGAACTGCGGGAACGATATTCTCGCTCCTAAAGAAGGAATTTAGCAAGTCATTGAAAAATAAACTTGCGGCCGCAGTGTTGATGCCCTCGCTACGTGATATGAAAAAGACCCTAGATTACAAGGAACACGGCGGTGCGCCACTTCTTGGACTAAGTGGGCTTGTTGTTAAAGGACATGGTTCCTCGGATAGCGGTGCCATCAAGAATGCGGTTCGTCAGGCAAGAACAGCCATTCAAGGACGATTAACGGAGAGTATATCAAATGAAATCAGCGGGAAGAGAGTGACAGAATGA
- a CDS encoding beta-ketoacyl-ACP synthase III encodes MMKLRSVGIVGTGMYVPEKVLTNAELETMVETNDEWIVSRTGIRERHIAAPEQATSDLAYEAAVKALESAGLAAEDLELIIVATVTPDTTFPSTACILQEKLGAKKAAAFDLSAACSGFVYSLATANGFIQTGMYNNALIIGADTLSRITDYSDRNTCVLFGDGAGAVVLGEVPEGRGFLSFDLGAEGSGGALLKLEAGGSRLPASAETVQGGKHFIYMNGREVFKFAVRVMGSATEEVLRKAGKGKEDIDLFVPHQANIRIIQSAMQRLDLPEEKCVINVDRYANTSAASIPLALVEAAQGGRIKEGDTVLLVGFGGGLTWGASVLVW; translated from the coding sequence ATGATGAAATTACGTTCGGTGGGTATTGTAGGGACAGGGATGTACGTTCCCGAGAAGGTGTTAACGAACGCGGAATTGGAAACGATGGTGGAGACCAATGATGAATGGATCGTATCTCGAACGGGAATTCGCGAACGGCATATCGCTGCTCCAGAACAAGCAACCTCTGATCTTGCTTATGAAGCTGCTGTTAAGGCATTGGAATCGGCCGGACTTGCGGCTGAAGATTTGGAACTGATTATCGTAGCAACAGTTACACCAGATACTACTTTCCCATCCACAGCTTGTATCCTGCAGGAGAAGCTTGGGGCGAAGAAGGCCGCGGCGTTTGATTTGTCTGCTGCATGTTCAGGATTTGTGTACAGCTTGGCAACGGCAAATGGATTTATTCAAACTGGAATGTATAATAATGCACTTATCATTGGGGCGGATACGCTGTCCCGTATTACAGATTATAGTGACCGCAACACATGTGTTTTGTTCGGTGATGGAGCGGGAGCGGTTGTTCTAGGTGAAGTTCCAGAAGGTCGCGGTTTCCTTTCCTTTGATCTTGGTGCAGAAGGTTCTGGAGGAGCGTTGCTCAAGCTTGAGGCTGGTGGTTCACGGTTACCAGCGTCGGCTGAGACGGTTCAAGGTGGCAAACATTTCATTTACATGAATGGGCGTGAAGTGTTTAAGTTCGCTGTTCGTGTTATGGGATCGGCAACAGAGGAAGTATTACGCAAGGCTGGTAAGGGGAAAGAAGATATTGACTTGTTTGTTCCTCACCAGGCTAATATTCGTATCATTCAGTCCGCTATGCAGCGGCTTGATCTACCGGAAGAAAAATGCGTCATCAACGTAGATAGATATGCGAACACATCGGCAGCATCTATTCCGCTGGCGTTGGTAGAGGCGGCACAAGGAGGACGTATCAAAGAAGGCGATACGGTCCTACTCGTAGGCTTTGGCGGCGGTCTTACTTGGGGAGCTTCCGTGCTCGTCTGGTAG
- the fabD gene encoding ACP S-malonyltransferase, which produces MGKIAFVFPGQGSQSVGMGRDIYEALPESRQLFELADQVVGLPLTKLIFEGPETELKQTANTQPALLTTSVALYQAFSSKGLTPDYVAGHSLGEYSALTAAGVLSFEDAVSIVRARGEFMEQAVPGGKGAMAAVLGGEREALAGLCADITAGGNPVELANINCPGQIVVSGSKEGVDQVVERVKEIGAKRAILLEVSGPFHSSLMKSAAERLAEKLTSIDFKDTNFPVVANVTARPVHSGSDISQLLVEQVYSPVLWSDSVSWLIEQGVDTFVEIGPGNVLTGLIKKIDKNVRTFNVKGLESLEETVAALSL; this is translated from the coding sequence ATGGGTAAAATAGCATTTGTATTTCCGGGACAGGGTTCCCAAAGTGTAGGAATGGGCAGAGATATTTATGAAGCCTTACCGGAATCACGGCAGTTGTTCGAACTCGCTGACCAGGTAGTTGGTCTACCACTTACGAAGTTGATCTTTGAAGGACCTGAGACTGAATTGAAACAAACAGCCAACACACAACCTGCTTTATTAACAACTAGTGTAGCTTTGTATCAGGCTTTTTCTTCCAAAGGTTTAACTCCTGATTATGTAGCGGGTCATAGCTTGGGAGAATATAGCGCACTAACAGCGGCTGGAGTGCTCTCATTTGAGGATGCAGTATCCATCGTTCGTGCTCGTGGTGAATTTATGGAGCAAGCGGTTCCTGGTGGTAAGGGTGCTATGGCCGCGGTGCTTGGCGGAGAACGTGAAGCACTTGCGGGGTTATGCGCTGACATTACTGCTGGCGGTAATCCAGTCGAGCTGGCAAATATAAATTGTCCTGGACAAATCGTCGTTTCTGGAAGTAAGGAAGGCGTCGATCAAGTTGTCGAACGGGTCAAAGAAATTGGAGCAAAGCGGGCGATCCTACTTGAAGTTAGTGGTCCGTTCCATTCGTCGCTAATGAAATCTGCAGCGGAGCGTTTAGCGGAGAAACTTACAAGCATTGATTTTAAAGATACCAATTTCCCTGTAGTTGCGAATGTTACTGCCCGCCCAGTACACAGCGGTTCAGACATTTCGCAGTTACTTGTAGAACAAGTATATTCTCCGGTATTATGGTCAGACAGCGTGTCCTGGCTGATCGAGCAAGGTGTGGATACGTTCGTGGAGATTGGCCCGGGCAATGTATTGACTGGATTGATTAAGAAAATCGATAAGAACGTCCGGACCTTCAACGTTAAAGGACTTGAAAGTTTAGAAGAAACCGTAGCGGCGTTAAGTTTATAA
- the fabG gene encoding 3-oxoacyl-[acyl-carrier-protein] reductase — MTKPLDGQTALVTGASRGIGRSIALALAEAGANVAVNYAGNEEAAARVVSEIESLGVKAFAVKAHVGNSEQFDEMVKKIVDTWGRIDILVNNAGITRDNLIMRMKEAEFDDVIETNLKGVFNGIKAVTRPMMKQRSGRIINISSVVGVLGNPGQANYVAAKAGVIGLTKASARELASRNINVNCIAPGFIETDMTDQLPEEIKQGLLSGIPLARLGQSEEVAKVALFLASDSSSYMTGQTLHVDGGMYM, encoded by the coding sequence ATGACGAAACCATTAGATGGTCAAACTGCCCTTGTAACAGGCGCATCACGAGGTATTGGACGTAGCATAGCGCTTGCGCTAGCTGAAGCTGGAGCCAATGTTGCCGTGAATTATGCGGGAAACGAAGAAGCTGCAGCACGCGTCGTGAGTGAAATCGAAAGTCTTGGTGTCAAAGCGTTTGCTGTTAAGGCGCATGTTGGGAACAGCGAGCAATTTGATGAGATGGTGAAAAAAATTGTTGATACTTGGGGCCGTATTGACATTTTAGTGAATAACGCGGGTATTACAAGAGATAATTTAATTATGCGTATGAAAGAAGCCGAATTTGATGATGTTATTGAGACGAATCTAAAAGGCGTATTTAACGGGATCAAAGCCGTTACTCGCCCTATGATGAAGCAGCGCTCAGGACGAATCATTAATATTTCTTCGGTTGTTGGCGTGCTCGGTAATCCGGGTCAAGCCAATTACGTTGCCGCTAAAGCAGGAGTTATTGGTTTAACCAAAGCTTCAGCTCGTGAGCTGGCCAGTCGGAATATTAACGTGAACTGTATTGCTCCTGGGTTTATTGAGACCGATATGACGGATCAATTGCCAGAAGAGATCAAACAAGGCTTGCTTAGTGGTATTCCACTGGCACGTTTAGGCCAGTCGGAAGAGGTTGCTAAGGTTGCTCTTTTTCTGGCCTCGGATAGTTCGTCTTATATGACAGGCCAGACTTTGCATGTTGATGGCGGGATGTATATGTGA
- the acpP gene encoding acyl carrier protein, translated as MSDVLERVKRIVVDRLGADEAEVTLEASFKDDLGADSLDVVELVMELEDEFDLEISDEDAEKITTVGEVVNYIQSHT; from the coding sequence ATGTCCGATGTATTGGAGCGTGTAAAACGCATTGTTGTGGATCGCCTCGGCGCTGATGAAGCCGAAGTTACGCTTGAAGCGTCTTTCAAAGACGACTTGGGAGCTGATTCGCTCGATGTTGTTGAATTAGTAATGGAATTAGAAGATGAATTTGATCTGGAAATTTCAGATGAAGATGCAGAGAAGATTACGACTGTAGGTGAAGTTGTTAACTACATACAATCTCATACCTAA
- the fabF gene encoding beta-ketoacyl-ACP synthase II, with the protein MKHRVVVTGMGVVTSLGQDLDTFWDNLVQGKSGVSQIEAFDVSEYSTRIAAEVKDFNPEQYVDRKEARKMDRFVQFATAAAFSALKDSDLNIAEQTDPERVGVMIGSGIGGLGTLEDQHSILLEKGPRRISPFFIPMMIANMASGHVSILTGAKGPNSTTVTACATGTHSIGDSYRTIMNGDADVMICGGAEATIRPTGVAGFCSMRAMSTRNDEPEKASRPFDMERDGFVMGEGAGILILESLEHAQKRGAKIYAEVIGYGLSADAHHMTDPDPDGAMRAMKMAIRSAGIEPKDVDYINAHGTSTPPGDRSETTAIKWTFGDHAYKLAVSSTKSMTGHLLGAAGGVEAVICGLTLQNGVIAPTINLENPDPECDLDYVPNEARHSDVKVAMSNSFGFGGHNATIILKKFEA; encoded by the coding sequence TTGAAACATAGAGTAGTGGTAACCGGTATGGGAGTTGTAACGTCTCTCGGACAAGACTTAGATACATTCTGGGACAACCTTGTACAAGGGAAGTCAGGTGTATCTCAAATTGAAGCATTCGATGTTAGTGAATACTCCACTCGAATTGCGGCAGAAGTCAAAGATTTTAATCCAGAGCAATACGTTGATCGTAAAGAAGCACGTAAGATGGACCGTTTTGTGCAATTTGCAACTGCAGCTGCATTTAGCGCCCTGAAAGATAGTGATCTGAATATTGCCGAGCAGACTGATCCAGAGCGCGTGGGCGTAATGATCGGTTCAGGAATCGGTGGTCTTGGAACTTTGGAAGATCAACACAGTATTTTGCTGGAAAAAGGACCTAGACGGATAAGCCCTTTCTTCATTCCGATGATGATTGCAAACATGGCTTCTGGTCATGTCTCCATACTTACAGGGGCAAAGGGCCCGAATAGTACAACAGTTACGGCCTGCGCGACCGGAACTCATTCCATCGGCGATTCGTACAGAACGATTATGAATGGTGATGCCGACGTAATGATTTGCGGCGGTGCGGAAGCGACGATTCGTCCGACCGGGGTGGCAGGATTTTGCTCGATGAGAGCAATGTCAACACGTAACGATGAACCAGAGAAAGCAAGCCGGCCATTTGATATGGAACGCGATGGTTTCGTAATGGGTGAAGGAGCCGGGATATTAATTTTGGAATCTTTGGAGCATGCGCAAAAACGTGGCGCCAAGATTTATGCTGAGGTTATTGGTTATGGCTTAAGTGCAGATGCCCATCATATGACTGATCCTGACCCAGACGGAGCAATGCGTGCTATGAAAATGGCGATTCGTTCTGCGGGCATTGAGCCTAAGGATGTTGATTATATTAATGCTCATGGTACATCGACACCTCCAGGGGATCGTTCGGAAACGACAGCTATTAAGTGGACCTTTGGTGATCACGCTTATAAGCTTGCTGTAAGCTCGACGAAATCAATGACAGGACACTTACTTGGTGCTGCTGGCGGTGTTGAAGCAGTGATTTGTGGTCTTACTCTTCAGAATGGTGTCATTGCACCTACGATTAATTTGGAAAATCCAGATCCTGAGTGCGATTTGGATTACGTTCCTAATGAAGCTAGACACAGTGATGTTAAAGTTGCTATGTCTAACTCCTTCGGATTTGGCGGGCATAACGCAACGATCATTCTGAAGAAATTCGAAGCATAA
- the rnc gene encoding ribonuclease III, translated as MSGELKQLQNKLQIVFKNKGLLKQAFTHASYVNEHRFSQNEDNERLEFLGDAVLELTVSEHLYNLFPDRPEGELTKLRAAIVCEPSLVKFAESLEFGQYVLLGKGEELTGGRTRPALLADVFESFVGALYLDQGLDAVVKFLHSHVFSQITLNGKLQTTDYKTELQELTQHHNMGILEYRVIEERGPAHEREFVSEVFMEGLPLGRGSGRSKKEAEQQAAAVALDRLKTT; from the coding sequence TTGAGTGGAGAACTGAAGCAACTACAGAACAAACTTCAAATTGTATTCAAAAACAAAGGGCTATTGAAACAGGCCTTTACTCACGCATCTTACGTTAATGAACATCGATTCAGTCAGAACGAGGATAATGAACGACTTGAATTTCTTGGAGACGCTGTCCTTGAACTGACGGTTTCGGAGCATCTATACAATCTTTTCCCCGATCGACCAGAAGGCGAATTGACCAAGCTACGGGCTGCAATTGTTTGTGAACCATCCCTGGTGAAGTTCGCAGAAAGCCTGGAGTTCGGACAATATGTTTTGTTAGGCAAAGGGGAAGAGCTAACAGGGGGGCGTACTCGCCCCGCTCTGCTAGCTGATGTGTTCGAATCATTTGTAGGTGCGTTGTATTTGGATCAAGGATTGGATGCAGTCGTCAAATTCCTGCATAGCCATGTCTTTTCCCAAATTACATTAAACGGAAAATTACAGACAACTGACTATAAGACGGAGTTACAAGAGTTAACCCAACATCACAATATGGGGATTCTTGAGTATCGTGTGATCGAAGAGCGGGGGCCCGCTCATGAACGAGAATTTGTCTCGGAAGTATTCATGGAAGGCCTTCCACTTGGCCGAGGATCCGGACGATCGAAGAAAGAAGCTGAACAACAGGCTGCTGCTGTAGCTCTGGATCGATTAAAAACAACTTAG
- a CDS encoding serine hydrolase: MMKRTQHRTVLLLSYVLSAVVLMICTFSLNTSIVQASQNQATKDIPIEVTVKGEIPQWGIQPFLYNGTTYVPLRDTAEFLGASVRWNATKKSSQLDIQGDTIFHKPGTAIFDVNGYTIKAPANSLTRQGTTMVPLKSLADVLKANIRFTNQSLKAIDISPDNVSLLTKETEAADTYLKKQGFSGMALIANNGEVILRKGYGYGDENKLNRPDKETRIASLTKSFTAAAIMKLAEDGKLALNDTLEAYVPGFPEGSQITLHMLLSHTSGAAANFTRTDGMSLQSTVDELKKKPLDFKPGTDFKYSNGGYVLLAYIIEQTSGTSYGQYLNDTFFKPLGMKHTGEATPSKNTTKGFVLSKGQWEIADYYVSQSGTGTLYSTVDDLLKWDNALNTEQVLGQDSLDKLFTPYSSKNYGYGWMIKKLGNSTIVFHNGSGTGYSTGLSRELGGGITIILLGNHAGMDMLNLLDGVRESIR; the protein is encoded by the coding sequence ATGATGAAGAGAACGCAACATCGCACCGTACTTTTACTCTCTTATGTATTATCGGCAGTTGTATTAATGATTTGCACTTTCTCGTTGAACACTTCTATTGTACAGGCTAGTCAAAATCAAGCTACAAAGGACATCCCGATTGAAGTTACCGTCAAGGGAGAAATACCACAATGGGGGATACAGCCTTTCCTGTATAACGGAACGACCTATGTCCCGCTACGGGATACTGCAGAGTTTCTTGGAGCCTCTGTCCGCTGGAATGCTACGAAGAAATCCTCACAACTAGATATCCAGGGAGATACCATATTCCACAAGCCTGGCACAGCTATCTTCGATGTGAACGGGTATACGATTAAAGCACCTGCTAATTCTCTCACTAGGCAAGGAACCACGATGGTGCCACTTAAATCGTTAGCCGATGTCCTCAAGGCGAATATAAGATTTACAAATCAGTCTCTTAAGGCGATTGATATCTCGCCCGACAACGTTTCGCTATTAACGAAAGAAACCGAAGCCGCAGACACCTACTTGAAAAAACAAGGGTTTTCAGGCATGGCCCTTATAGCCAACAATGGTGAAGTTATTTTGCGCAAAGGTTACGGCTACGGTGATGAGAATAAGCTGAATCGCCCCGACAAAGAGACAAGAATTGCGTCTTTGACTAAGTCATTCACGGCAGCAGCGATTATGAAACTAGCTGAAGACGGAAAATTAGCACTTAACGATACATTGGAGGCCTACGTTCCAGGTTTTCCCGAAGGCTCACAGATTACGCTACATATGTTGCTCTCGCACACATCTGGGGCAGCAGCAAATTTCACTCGAACCGATGGCATGAGCTTGCAGTCAACGGTTGATGAGCTGAAGAAGAAGCCTCTTGATTTCAAGCCTGGTACTGATTTCAAATATAGTAATGGTGGTTATGTATTGCTCGCCTATATTATTGAGCAGACTTCTGGAACAAGTTATGGACAATATCTAAACGATACATTCTTCAAGCCACTTGGTATGAAGCATACTGGAGAAGCTACTCCAAGTAAAAACACCACGAAAGGGTTTGTATTATCAAAAGGACAATGGGAAATAGCAGATTATTACGTCTCTCAATCTGGCACGGGTACTCTTTATTCCACTGTAGACGATCTACTGAAGTGGGATAACGCGCTAAATACCGAACAAGTTCTGGGACAGGATTCTCTAGATAAACTGTTCACACCCTACTCTAGCAAAAATTATGGGTATGGCTGGATGATCAAAAAACTTGGCAATAGTACCATTGTTTTTCATAACGGAAGTGGTACTGGTTACTCTACTGGCTTATCAAGGGAACTTGGTGGAGGGATTACCATCATCCTTCTAGGCAACCATGCTGGGATGGATATGCTTAATTTATTAGATGGTGTACGCGAGAGTATACGTTAA